AAGGTGAATTAACTAGATCATTCAATCCTGACCTTTCAATCGTTGTTGAAGAGAACGTGTTAACTGTTACACGTCCGTCTGACGAGAAGGCTCACCGTTCTTTACACGGTACTACTCGCGCACTTATCTCTAACATGGTTGAAGGTGTATCAACAGGTTTCGTAAAATCACTTGAACTTATTGGGGTTGGGTACCGTGCACAAAAGCAAGGTAACAAGCTTGTCCTTAACGTAGGATATTCCCACCCTGTAGAAATAGAGCCAGAAGCTGGCGTTGAAGTCGAAGTTCCTTCTAATACAAAAGTAATCATCAAAGGTGCAAGCAAAGAACGTGTAGGAGCTCTAGCAGCTAATATCCGTGATGTTCGCCCGCCTGAGCCGTATAAAGGTAAAGGTATCCGTTACGAAGGCGAATTCGTTCGTCGTAAAGAAGGTAAAACTGGTAAGTAATGCCGCATAAGTAAACGAAAGGAGTGACGTAAATGATTACGAAGCTTGATAAAAATGCTACTCGTCAGAAAAGACATGCGCGTGTACGTGCTAAGCTTTCTGGAACAGAAGCTCGTCCTCGTTTAAATGTGTTTCGTTCAAACAAACACATTTACGCACAATTAATTGACGATGCAAAAGGCGTAACATTAGCAAGTGCTTCAAC
This sequence is a window from Brevibacillus sp. JNUCC-41. Protein-coding genes within it:
- the rplF gene encoding 50S ribosomal protein L6 gives rise to the protein MSRIGKKPIEIPAGVTVTITGSEVTVKGPKGELTRSFNPDLSIVVEENVLTVTRPSDEKAHRSLHGTTRALISNMVEGVSTGFVKSLELIGVGYRAQKQGNKLVLNVGYSHPVEIEPEAGVEVEVPSNTKVIIKGASKERVGALAANIRDVRPPEPYKGKGIRYEGEFVRRKEGKTGK